One part of the Eucalyptus grandis isolate ANBG69807.140 chromosome 10, ASM1654582v1, whole genome shotgun sequence genome encodes these proteins:
- the LOC104422190 gene encoding LOW QUALITY PROTEIN: protein OPI10 homolog (The sequence of the model RefSeq protein was modified relative to this genomic sequence to represent the inferred CDS: deleted 2 bases in 1 codon), with product MFGVVFPDRSFPIDISAFAQIDTFHWVLDMNTFVGEAYDQVREMCIFLLNGFALPPDKALAVYVQSPGSPFVYCGAVTVSRPSAVLPLAWPEPGGDAAAAAAGGQLQLTSPGAAPLTAKIGVSVEEAGALPSLDAAEGRRVERMAMRVGENLFNFMQSFCGVDGSRLVVPTDILDRWFKKFQERAKRDPDYLKSFAL from the exons atGTTCGGGGTCGTGTTCCCCGACCGGAGCTTCCCGATCGACATCTCCGCCTTCGCCCAGATCGACACCTTCCACTGGGTCCTCGACATGAACACCTTCGTCG GGGAAGCGTACGACCAGGTCCGTGAGATGTGCATCTTCCTCCTCAACGGCTTCGCCCTCCCGCCCGACAAGGCCCTCGCCGTCTACGTCCAGTCCCCCGGGTCCCCCTTCGTCTACTGCGGCGCCGTCACCGTGTCCCGCCCCTCCGCCGTCCTCCCCCTCGCCTGGCCGGAGCCCGGCggggacgccgccgccgccgccgccgggggc CAGCTGCAGCTGACGTCGCCGGGGGCGGCGCCGCTGACGGCGAAGATCGGGGTGTCGGTGGAGGAGGCGGGGGCGCTGCCGTCGCTGGACGCGGCGGAGGGGAGGAGGGTGGAGCGGATGGCGATGAGGGTGGGGGAGAACCTGTTCAACTTCATGCAGTCGTTCTGCGGGGTGGACGGGAGCAGGCTGGTGGTGCCGACGGACATCCTGGACCGGTGGTTCAAGAAGTTCCAGGAGCGGGCCAAGCGCGATCCCGACTACCTCAAGAGCTTCGCTTTgtag
- the LOC104422191 gene encoding cytochrome c oxidase assembly protein COX11, mitochondrial isoform X1, whose protein sequence is MSLSKLGRRVLLSANLVKIPHSPLGFQFKHGIPGLGFCYARSVSGYGGPSVSDVYCLLRRCRFSTWSPNKSYEFPNVSVYSRKPNSIFNTHRHYASHASSTEQKSQKMLLYLTALVLAMVGCSYAAVPLYRRFCQATGYGGTIQRRETVEEKIARHANDGTVATREIAVQFNADVADGMPWKFTPTQREVRVKPGESALAFYTAENRSSTPITGVSTYNVTPMKAAVYFNKIQCFCFEEQRLLPGEQIDMPVFFYIDPEFETDPRMDGINNLVLSYTFFKVSED, encoded by the exons ATGTCATTGTCAAAGCTTGGTCGGAGAGTTCTTTTGTCGGCAAACCTCGTTAAGATACCGCATTCACCTCTTGGCTTTCA GTTCAAACATGGGATTCCTGGGCTAGGTTTCTGTTACGCACGATCTGTCTCTGGATATGGTGGACCTTCAGTTAGTGATGTATATTGCTTGTTGCGAAGGTGCAGATTTAGTACCTGGTCACCTAACAAGTCTTATGAGTTTCCAAATGTCTCTGTGTATAGTAGGAAACCCAATTCTATATTCAATACCCATCGCCACTATGCGTCGCATGCTTCTTCCACAgaacaaaaatctcaaaaaatgcTTCTATACCTGACGGCTCTGGTCCTCGCAATGGTGGGATGTAGTTATGCTGCTGTACCTTTGTATAGGAGATTCTGTCAGGCTACAGGGTATGGTGGCACTATTCAACGACGTGAG ACCGTCGAAGAAAAAATTGCCCGACATGCTAATGATGGAACTGTCGCCACAAG GGAGATTGCAGTGCAGTTTAATGCTGACGTGGCTGATGGGATGCCATGGAAGTTTACTCCCACCCAAAgagag GTAAGGGTCAAGCCTGGAGAAAGTGCCCTTGCATTTTATACTGCTGAAAATCGCAGTTCAACACCAATAACTGGCGTTTCCACATACAATGTTACTCCCATGAAG GCAGCAGTTTATTTCAACAAAATACAGTGCTTTTGCTTTGAAGAGCAGCGGCTACTTCCAGGAGAACAAATTGATATGCCT GTATTTTTTTACATCGACCCTGAGTTTGAAACGGATCCTAGAATGGATGGCATTAATAACTTGGTTTTGTCATATACATTTTTCAAGGTATCTGAGGACTGA
- the LOC104422191 gene encoding cytochrome c oxidase assembly protein COX11, mitochondrial isoform X2 → MVDLQLVMYIACCEEQKSQKMLLYLTALVLAMVGCSYAAVPLYRRFCQATGYGGTIQRRETVEEKIARHANDGTVATREIAVQFNADVADGMPWKFTPTQREVRVKPGESALAFYTAENRSSTPITGVSTYNVTPMKAAVYFNKIQCFCFEEQRLLPGEQIDMPVFFYIDPEFETDPRMDGINNLVLSYTFFKVSED, encoded by the exons ATGGTGGACCTTCAGTTAGTGATGTATATTGCTTGTTGCGAAG aacaaaaatctcaaaaaatgcTTCTATACCTGACGGCTCTGGTCCTCGCAATGGTGGGATGTAGTTATGCTGCTGTACCTTTGTATAGGAGATTCTGTCAGGCTACAGGGTATGGTGGCACTATTCAACGACGTGAG ACCGTCGAAGAAAAAATTGCCCGACATGCTAATGATGGAACTGTCGCCACAAG GGAGATTGCAGTGCAGTTTAATGCTGACGTGGCTGATGGGATGCCATGGAAGTTTACTCCCACCCAAAgagag GTAAGGGTCAAGCCTGGAGAAAGTGCCCTTGCATTTTATACTGCTGAAAATCGCAGTTCAACACCAATAACTGGCGTTTCCACATACAATGTTACTCCCATGAAG GCAGCAGTTTATTTCAACAAAATACAGTGCTTTTGCTTTGAAGAGCAGCGGCTACTTCCAGGAGAACAAATTGATATGCCT GTATTTTTTTACATCGACCCTGAGTTTGAAACGGATCCTAGAATGGATGGCATTAATAACTTGGTTTTGTCATATACATTTTTCAAGGTATCTGAGGACTGA
- the LOC104422192 gene encoding uncharacterized protein LOC104422192 isoform X1 has translation METPHAKSALKKFVKVGSESSLPWSSAARARGMAKEEVKEQLSADKSKATQRPAAKENTKPADFKLHTQQRAVKRAMFNYSVATKLYLMEQQKKYEEKLQKMIEEEEVRLLRKEMIPRAQLMPLFDRPFYPQRSSRPLTIPREPAFRMLSSKCWTCTCCTHQLYGFHQHCHPLKPIK, from the exons ATGGAGACACCACATGCCAAATCTGCACTTAAG AAATTTGTGAAGGTAGGCTCGGAGTCCTCTCTTCCTTGGAGCTCCGCTGCCAGGGCCAGAGGAATG GCAAAGGAGGAAGTCAAAGAGCAACTTTCCGCGGACAAATCGAAG GCTACCCAGAGGCCTGCTGCAAAAGAAAATACCAAGCCTGCAGATTTCAAACTCCACACACAACAGAGAGCTGTCAAACGTGCGATGTTCAATTACTCG GTTGCGACCAAGCTGTATCTCATGGAGCAACAGAAGAAATATGAAGAGAAGTTGCAAAAG ATGATCGAAGAGGAAGAGGTACGGTTGCTGAGAAAAGAGATGATTCCTAGAGCCCAGTTAATGCCTTTGTTCGACAGGCCCTTTTACCCACAGAG ATCGAGCAGGCCCCTGACCATCCCCAGAGAGCCAGCATTCCGGATGTTGAGCAGCAAATGCTGGACCTGCACATGCTGCACCCATCAGCTCTACGGCTTCCACCAGCACTGTCACCCCTTGAAGCCCATCAAGTGA
- the LOC104422192 gene encoding protein TPX2 isoform X3 produces METPHAKSALKKFVKVGSESSLPWSSAARARGMAKEEVKEQLSADKSKVATKLYLMEQQKKYEEKLQKMIEEEEVRLLRKEMIPRAQLMPLFDRPFYPQRSSRPLTIPREPAFRMLSSKCWTCTCCTHQLYGFHQHCHPLKPIK; encoded by the exons ATGGAGACACCACATGCCAAATCTGCACTTAAG AAATTTGTGAAGGTAGGCTCGGAGTCCTCTCTTCCTTGGAGCTCCGCTGCCAGGGCCAGAGGAATG GCAAAGGAGGAAGTCAAAGAGCAACTTTCCGCGGACAAATCGAAG GTTGCGACCAAGCTGTATCTCATGGAGCAACAGAAGAAATATGAAGAGAAGTTGCAAAAG ATGATCGAAGAGGAAGAGGTACGGTTGCTGAGAAAAGAGATGATTCCTAGAGCCCAGTTAATGCCTTTGTTCGACAGGCCCTTTTACCCACAGAG ATCGAGCAGGCCCCTGACCATCCCCAGAGAGCCAGCATTCCGGATGTTGAGCAGCAAATGCTGGACCTGCACATGCTGCACCCATCAGCTCTACGGCTTCCACCAGCACTGTCACCCCTTGAAGCCCATCAAGTGA
- the LOC104422192 gene encoding protein TPX2 isoform X2 produces METPHAKSALKAKEEVKEQLSADKSKATQRPAAKENTKPADFKLHTQQRAVKRAMFNYSVATKLYLMEQQKKYEEKLQKMIEEEEVRLLRKEMIPRAQLMPLFDRPFYPQRSSRPLTIPREPAFRMLSSKCWTCTCCTHQLYGFHQHCHPLKPIK; encoded by the exons ATGGAGACACCACATGCCAAATCTGCACTTAAG GCAAAGGAGGAAGTCAAAGAGCAACTTTCCGCGGACAAATCGAAG GCTACCCAGAGGCCTGCTGCAAAAGAAAATACCAAGCCTGCAGATTTCAAACTCCACACACAACAGAGAGCTGTCAAACGTGCGATGTTCAATTACTCG GTTGCGACCAAGCTGTATCTCATGGAGCAACAGAAGAAATATGAAGAGAAGTTGCAAAAG ATGATCGAAGAGGAAGAGGTACGGTTGCTGAGAAAAGAGATGATTCCTAGAGCCCAGTTAATGCCTTTGTTCGACAGGCCCTTTTACCCACAGAG ATCGAGCAGGCCCCTGACCATCCCCAGAGAGCCAGCATTCCGGATGTTGAGCAGCAAATGCTGGACCTGCACATGCTGCACCCATCAGCTCTACGGCTTCCACCAGCACTGTCACCCCTTGAAGCCCATCAAGTGA
- the LOC104422192 gene encoding uncharacterized protein LOC104422192 isoform X4: METPHAKSALKAKEEVKEQLSADKSKVATKLYLMEQQKKYEEKLQKMIEEEEVRLLRKEMIPRAQLMPLFDRPFYPQRSSRPLTIPREPAFRMLSSKCWTCTCCTHQLYGFHQHCHPLKPIK, encoded by the exons ATGGAGACACCACATGCCAAATCTGCACTTAAG GCAAAGGAGGAAGTCAAAGAGCAACTTTCCGCGGACAAATCGAAG GTTGCGACCAAGCTGTATCTCATGGAGCAACAGAAGAAATATGAAGAGAAGTTGCAAAAG ATGATCGAAGAGGAAGAGGTACGGTTGCTGAGAAAAGAGATGATTCCTAGAGCCCAGTTAATGCCTTTGTTCGACAGGCCCTTTTACCCACAGAG ATCGAGCAGGCCCCTGACCATCCCCAGAGAGCCAGCATTCCGGATGTTGAGCAGCAAATGCTGGACCTGCACATGCTGCACCCATCAGCTCTACGGCTTCCACCAGCACTGTCACCCCTTGAAGCCCATCAAGTGA